Proteins encoded together in one Xyrauchen texanus isolate HMW12.3.18 chromosome 50, RBS_HiC_50CHRs, whole genome shotgun sequence window:
- the LOC127640918 gene encoding mid1-interacting protein 1-B-like, translated as MMQICDSYNQKNSLYNAMNRFIGAVNNMDQTVMVPSLLRDVPLDQEEEKEVNSYQDGDMYGSYALLKSIRNDIEWGILQADELRKDKLGVTAALEMSHIEPDDENLEKLFHFHLNGLHTVLGKLTRKANTLTNRYKQEIGIGGCGN; from the coding sequence ATGATGCAGATCTGCGATTCTTACAACCAAAAAAACTCTCTCTACAATGCTATGAACCGGTTTATAGGTGCTGTGAATAACATGGACCAGACGGTTATGGTGCCAAGCTTGTTGAGGGATGTCCCATTGGACCAGGAGGAGGAAAAGGAGGTGAACTCCTACCAGGATGGAGACATGTACGGCTCGTATGCGCTCCTCAAGTCGATCAGGAACGATATCGAATGGGGTATCCTTCAAGCCGACGAGCTGCGTAAGGACAAACTCGGAGTCACTGCGGCCCTGGAGATGTCCCACATCGAACCGGACGATGAAAACTTGGAAAAGCTGTTTCACTTCCATCTTAATGGATTGCACACGGTACTGGGGAAGCTCACGCGCAAAGCGAACACTTTAACGAACAGGTACAAGCAGGAAATCGGAATCGGTGGCTGCGGGAATTGA